The segment aactctccatccatctactttctttatttttctttttcttattttaataaattttcaattaattcaaatcattaaaaaaaaatccttaataaacaaatttgtaacatttcatataacttattactaaaagtcatgttcaaaaagttattaaaataaggaaggaagaacattaaaaaaaaaaattgaactttttattttataatagtaaaaaaaaactttaaaatacttttagtataaaaaaattaaaatagtgaatatatttatttaaatggtattttaatcattaaattatttacttctaaaatgtaaactataaaaataaatataaaagataatttttatttatttaaattaatatttttttagaaaatattttccaaaatagtatttgaatcgttaatataatttttgtttatttataatttaaaaataaaaaataatgtaatttttcaattatttataaaagagttttaaaaaaatgaaaaatccaaaaatagttaaataagaaagaaaagtgacaagtagtagaataaagacaaaaatgagtcaagtgggtatttttgtcaattattatctcatatccttgggcttaaatatggaTGGTTGgaggaccaaatgttaatttttgggctcagttgggcccaaaacacaattctcccaaaaaaaaaaacatgcaaagagaaaaaatttatattaaaaaaaaaagaggtgaaaagcaaatgaaattgaataccattcattttattatttcgtaatagctttttttttttttttcaaactttttggtTATGTAGTTAGAGAGGACAATGCGGTTTTCTCCCTAACACAACCTAACCGTCTACTCTACAATTCAACCACTCAATTATGTCCTGGGTAATAGCTTCACGTTCTGGTTCGAAGAGGAGATCATGTAATAACCCTTCGTACAACTTGAATGTTTTGTCAGTTGAGGAGGCTTCTTCGTGTAGTTTTTTAGAGGCTTCTGGGTCGGTTACGTTATCAGCAGCACCATGAAGAACAAGAAAGGGAACTCTCAATCGGCTCAGGTTCTGCTGCAAGTAGGTTGAAATTCGAAGAATCTCATAACCAGTCTTAACCCTGATGGATCCTGTGTACACTAGAGGATCAGAATACTTAGCAAGAAGTGCTGCTGGATCCCGAGAGACGGTTATGCCCTGCTTGTTTGCAGCACGACATTGGTATCttggaataaaaaaggagacaACTGGGGCCAGTACCTGCCATCACAGAAACAAAGAGATAAGGTGTGATCAACCCCTCAGACCCATATTCAATTTCTACGTGGtatggtagttcatcagttgtGTTCTTCTTTatccttcttttctttatttatttatttatttatttattttatttttttataatgtgaTTAAGAAGTGTTCTTACAGTAAAAATTGGATGGGAGGGCTTTACTCCAACTGCAGGTGAAGTCAGCACTACACCTTCTATGCAGGCTTCAATCTTCGGGTCAAGTACTGCCTGTAATTAATTATTCAAGCAACAAGGTATAAGAGGCCACGGATACTGAGCAACATAAGAGAATGTAATACCATGAGAAATCCATATTCCAAATAAGACTCGCCTTTAGGATAATGGCAGCACCTGTTGAATGCCCAAAGCAGAAACATGGAAGCCCTGGATTTTCAGCTAAAACCTTCTGAATAAATGTTTTCtgtgaaaaaattaagaaagattAACACAAAATATAGGTTCTCGTTTCTTTTTCATCTGTATCTTATGAATAAAACCTCAAAATATACCAGGTCAGTAACAGCATAATCAAGAGAAGGGACATATGCATGCAGCCCATCGCTTCCACCATGtcctaagaagaaaaaaaatggtaaaattaaaccaaattacATAAATGGATAAACCAATAATGAATTTCAGAAAATTGAGTAGCTCAGACAGATACCCAAGTCAAAATTAGCAAAACTATTTCCAAGCCCAAATAATAAACCCACATTTAAACCTCCCAATAAAATTTACTTACAAGGTTTAAATGGGAAAAGTAACCAAACACAAAGAATTTACCCTCAACACTACCCCagagaagaaaatgcaaaaaataatgTCCATCTAGCTTAAAATACAGGTTTACCTATAAGCAAACAACTAATTTCCTGAGCATGTTTTGAATGAAATGCAAGGCTATACCTTCATTGGATTGAAAGTAACTGGTGATAGAACATAAAAGTACAGCTATAACCCTCCAGGCCTATGCAAGCATGCATCATAGTAAGTTAAGAGAGTTTATCGGGCATTGCTTAGAATTTAAACTCATGGACTCTCATGATTCCAAAATTCACATGAGCCAAATGGACATactaattaaaaggaaagaaacgagggaaaatgaagaaacactTCTAATTCCATAATTCTGGTCTCCAGCTCAAATATGAAAGGAAAACTGTGCCTCAATACTTTAGCTTTTCTTGTCTTAATAAGTGTGCATCCTCCCTTTACATAATCTTATATCACAAGGCCAGACACAATGACTCAAACAATAAGCTTACATATTAAGAGAGGCTTCACATGTTACTTTTTTGCGCCAATGGGCATCCGAGTTGGAATAATCAATCCCTGCAATATCCAAATATAGATGCATGGTAGAAGAATTGTGATCTCTACATTTGAAACAGTAATAAAGAATAACAAGATTACTTTCCTTGAAGGATAAGCCAGATGGGATGCATGGCAGGGATGCAagtgttgaataaaaaaataaaaaataaaaaaccttttCCAAGAAATGATTGCCACCTCTTGTACAGGTTAAAAATTCAGTTCCAGCCTTGAAAAAGATACAAGGTAAACCATGTTATGGTAGTGATAGACATCCTTTTGAAACTATTTGAGGCTTCTGCAATCTTTTGCATCAAAATCTTCATGCTTTTGTTTATCATCCTCTTCTATGAAACTCAACAAGACCAATGGGGGGTACCATTGTAATAAAGAAGGTGACAAGCATACTTCCACAAACTTCATTCAATCACATAAAATGACTCAAATCAGGAAGTAAATAATCCTCACTTTGCAACTTGTGTTGTTGACCAAgctaccaaaaataaataagtaaataaaagaaataaagggCATGCTTAAATCTCCTTGGTGAGTACTTCACCAAACCATTGGAAACTCAAATAGaatgaaaatccaaaaatgacTGGGTAGGTGAAGGGACATGACTCATGTGGGCTTCAGCTCCAAAATAGAAGACTATCCTAGTATGAAGGATTAGCTAAAGGCAGTCTAACCAACAgttttctctctctgttttgATGTTTATTTCAACTGCGTTCAGACTTCCTAtcattttgacaaatttttctcatatattaCCACACAATGTAGTGTAAATCAAGAGGTTTAATTAGTTTGATGAGGACAGTAACTGGAGATTTGGAAAAGTTAGCAGGAGACAGGGAAACCCTAATTTTAAATCACAATTTTTGATTTAGCAAATTAGAAATAAGGTGGatgacttgatttttttttttttttttactgagtgtttttattttattttgaattcattatttaCTGGTggcttaatatattttttagtgtttCCTTTAAATAATTTAGTCTAAGGTGATTTGTAATTTCTCTAGGAGGAATTTAATGGGCTTTGTTCACTTAGACTTCTTATTGTTTGCTTTCTGGGTTGAATGGGCTAAATGGCATTGGTTGATAAGGGATGAATTTACCTTGACCAAATGGTTTTCAGGGTCATGAGTTTACCAGCAGCCAATTAACAATTGTAAACTCCTACACTAAAGGCTAAATAAACACTTTCTGAGCTTGCAGCAGCAGATATGTTTACTTTGGGTTGTGTGATGCTTCTATCATCTTAGCATGATCCCTAATAGCCCTAGGCATGAATTCTCTAGGTTCTCTCTCCCCCCTTCTCTAACTTAGTTGTAACCAAGGTTTTCTGTTCTATCCTGATTTCCTGGATATTGTGCATTCAACCTCAtctaacatgtcttcttctatcctgTTTTACAAATCAGTAGACCTTAGCCCATACCTAATCAAAAGATTCAAAACCCAAATCTTAATAGATGATCTTGACTGGACACCTGTGGCTGAATTCCTTTGGCTCAGCCACCTAATTAGCTTTAActtcctctatatatatatatatatatattttttttttctattttaaactATACACAACCCTATATTTATTTCCATGTTCAACTCCAGATTCTAGAACCCCTAATTTGAGGCAAAATCCATATGCATAAGTACTGAAATTTCTAAGATCCCTTTTTAATGGGAGAAATTGGTATAAAAACCCTACATAAATCATTGAACACTTTCCATTCATGAAACAGATTTCTTCATTAGGTTTTAGTCATCTCCAAGCTAATCACCCTTATTACTCTTCCCATGTGACTTTAAGACTCCATTTTTCCTTCAGTCTCTCATGCTATATCTTGTACCCACTTCCAAAGCACCCTCAATTTAAAAACAACCAGATGGAGTTCTCTTTACTTTTTGATAGTTTACCCCACAAGGTTGTTTTTAGCACATTGGTAACAGAATCCAAGAGAAATCACTGGTCGAACACATAGCACAAGTCATTAGAAACATTAAAATTGGGATAATGAGTAGAAAAACTACTATATGGTAGCGTTATCAAGCAAACAAATGAAGACCCAATTACTCTACAAGAAAGTAATGAACctataaaacattcattttcttatttccaAGAATGCAcaacaatttaaattaaaactgCTTGCATAATGATTTAAACCTGAGCCATTTTCGATTCATAGAATATTTTAATACCTAGTGGTATTGAAACTGGACCACTCAACGCTTAACAATGAAATATAGTTCGATAATTAACATGGAAGTACTAAATAGCACGTCttccatataaaataaaaatgaaaatgaaaataaaaaatagtaaaattgaTTTGCCAAGACTTGCAATAGAAATGATTCAAACAGTCTAGAGAAAGGAATGGAGTGGGGTTAGGCGTGCACAATAAGTAGCTCTAAACAAATGAACTGACTATGGAATATTTTCTAGTAGGTACTTTCTATCAACCAGCATGGAAAAATCATGTTCTGAGGAAGAGTCCATATGATTGATGCCAGCCTGCTTTTCGATATTCAACTATGATTTAACTTTGCCTCCTTATGTCAGACTAAGGAACAATAAACCAAAGGAAATGTCCAGTGAAACAATAAATGAGGTAGCTAAGCTAAGATGGAACATTTCTTGAGTAATCATGACATGCTCTCTGTATCATAATATCACATAGAGAAAACTATTGACAGATTATGagtataaaatatcaaattcagCACTGTCAAATGGTTTCAAACTTACCAATCCAATCCATTCCAAAGACCTTATATCCGTTAGCATTCAACTGCTTTGCAAAATCACTGTAT is part of the Vitis riparia cultivar Riparia Gloire de Montpellier isolate 1030 chromosome 17, EGFV_Vit.rip_1.0, whole genome shotgun sequence genome and harbors:
- the LOC117934444 gene encoding LOW QUALITY PROTEIN: monoacylglycerol lipase-like (The sequence of the model RefSeq protein was modified relative to this genomic sequence to represent the inferred CDS: inserted 2 bases in 1 codon), with the translated sequence MAKVTDASASIMLTSGASGRINALLSVRALRSLVVLVKALVLLLLVPFRGRRGSVDRPKDEKQEVAPASVRKAPVVRVPATVTWRCGAAAVDQDVAARRALAIGRVVQEGGGGGGEKSVRXVSLLVTIRGDTLFTQSWTPLRVKIRGLIVLMHGLNEHSGRYSDFAKQLNANGYKVFGMDWIGHGGSDGLHAYVPSLDYAVTDLKTFIQKVLAENPGLPCFCFGHSTGAAIILKAVLDPKIEACIEGVVLTSPAVGVKPSHPIFTVLAPVVSFFIPRYQCRAANKQGITVSRDPAALLAKYSDPLVYTGSIRVKTGYEILRISTYLQQNLSRLRVPFLVLHGAADNVTDPEASKKLHEEASSTDKTFKLYEGLLHDLLFEPEREAITQDIIEWLNCRVDG